The proteins below are encoded in one region of Ricinus communis isolate WT05 ecotype wild-type chromosome 6, ASM1957865v1, whole genome shotgun sequence:
- the LOC125370381 gene encoding uncharacterized protein LOC125370381 isoform X2 produces the protein MMAIPASFAKKYFAKQCDNAILSTVNGKTWSVVYNHDLTNGKATARLGHGWKQFASGNHLKVGDVCVFELINRTKTTLNVVIFRCKKDSKINPSLGNSKQLKQEKSSRNSKFMQRHSYSKVSEAVEAANKFTSLNPFFKVNMRPYHLVRGSVNIGTQFLTELTKKREENVILQFGRRQ, from the exons ATGATG GCTATACCAGCTAGCTTTGCCAAGAAATATTTTGCTAAGCAATGTGATAACGCCATCCTCAGTACTGTGAATGGGAAGACATGGTCTGTTGTGTACAATCATGACTTGACCAATGGAAAAGCAACAGCTAGATTGGGTCATGGCTGGAAACAATTTGCATCTGGAAATCATTTAAAAGTTGGTGATGTTTGTGTATTTGAACTAATAAATCGCACGAAAACTACATTGAATGTTGTCATTTTTCGATGTAAGAAGGATTCAAAGATTAATCCATCACTCG GAAACAGCAAGCAATTGAAACAGGAAAAGAGTTCTCGCAACAGTAAATTTATGCAAAGGCATTCATATTCAAAGGTTTCTGAAGCTGTTGAAGCTGCCAACAAATTTACCTCCTTGAATCCATTCTTCAAAGTGAATATGCGACCTTACCATCTGGTGCGCGGCTCTGTG AATATAGGGACACAGTTTCTCACGGAACTTACCAAGAAAAGGGAAGAGAATGTAATTTTACAGTTCGGAAGGAGACAGTAG
- the LOC125370381 gene encoding B3 domain-containing protein Os04g0386900-like isoform X1 translates to MKPTYVHPAHRLAIPASFAKKYFAKQCDNAILSTVNGKTWSVVYNHDLTNGKATARLGHGWKQFASGNHLKVGDVCVFELINRTKTTLNVVIFRCKKDSKINPSLGNSKQLKQEKSSRNSKFMQRHSYSKVSEAVEAANKFTSLNPFFKVNMRPYHLVRGSVNIGTQFLTELTKKREENVILQFGRRQ, encoded by the exons ATGAAGCCAACATATGTACATCCTGCACATAGATTG GCTATACCAGCTAGCTTTGCCAAGAAATATTTTGCTAAGCAATGTGATAACGCCATCCTCAGTACTGTGAATGGGAAGACATGGTCTGTTGTGTACAATCATGACTTGACCAATGGAAAAGCAACAGCTAGATTGGGTCATGGCTGGAAACAATTTGCATCTGGAAATCATTTAAAAGTTGGTGATGTTTGTGTATTTGAACTAATAAATCGCACGAAAACTACATTGAATGTTGTCATTTTTCGATGTAAGAAGGATTCAAAGATTAATCCATCACTCG GAAACAGCAAGCAATTGAAACAGGAAAAGAGTTCTCGCAACAGTAAATTTATGCAAAGGCATTCATATTCAAAGGTTTCTGAAGCTGTTGAAGCTGCCAACAAATTTACCTCCTTGAATCCATTCTTCAAAGTGAATATGCGACCTTACCATCTGGTGCGCGGCTCTGTG AATATAGGGACACAGTTTCTCACGGAACTTACCAAGAAAAGGGAAGAGAATGTAATTTTACAGTTCGGAAGGAGACAGTAG